The candidate division WOR-3 bacterium genome has a window encoding:
- a CDS encoding CoB--CoM heterodisulfide reductase iron-sulfur subunit A family protein, translating to MKRPRVGVFVCHCGINIAGVVKVSELVERAKKMPGVVVALDYQYCCSDPGQNLIRETILKQNLNRVVVACCSPTLHEKTFRKACAAAGLNPYLCEIANIREHCSWVTKDRDQATDKAEGIVAMTVARALWDESLVPVGVPVTRRALVVGAGIAGIQAALDIANAGYEVVLVERQPRIGGHISALTRTFPYLERAESVFAPKLAECASHPHIRLLTSAEVAEVSGNVGDFRVKIQRRAQTETEQEIEETVGAIVFATGYELFDIAKLAPYGAGQVADLVDSLEFERLLAVAMTTGELRRPSDGGVPKRVVFVQCAGSRDQEHGVPYCSKVCCMYTAKNALAYRELVPDGEAIVCYIDVRTPGKGFEEFYQRVTDAGVKYYRGKVARVFRNGDKVKVLTADTLAAAKLELDADLVVLATAMVADPYGVELARKLKVQVGASGFLSEAHPKLRPVETLAGGFFLAGTCQGPKDVFETVVQASAAAAKVLALFSQDKLYHEPTIAQVDEAVCVGCGYCEKTCAYSAVKVDERRRIAVVNPALCEGCGACAVACPSGAMTHRNFSKRSIVEMAEQV from the coding sequence ATGAAAAGACCAAGGGTGGGGGTTTTTGTCTGCCACTGCGGCATCAATATCGCCGGCGTGGTGAAAGTCTCGGAGCTGGTAGAGCGGGCAAAGAAGATGCCAGGGGTGGTAGTAGCCCTGGATTACCAGTATTGCTGCTCAGACCCGGGGCAGAATCTTATTCGCGAGACAATCCTGAAGCAGAATTTGAACCGGGTGGTGGTGGCATGTTGTTCACCTACTCTGCATGAGAAGACGTTCCGCAAGGCATGCGCCGCCGCTGGTCTGAATCCGTACCTGTGCGAAATAGCAAATATCCGGGAGCATTGCTCCTGGGTAACCAAGGATAGAGACCAGGCTACGGATAAGGCCGAGGGTATCGTGGCTATGACCGTAGCCCGAGCATTATGGGACGAGTCTTTGGTGCCGGTGGGAGTGCCGGTTACAAGAAGAGCTCTGGTGGTGGGCGCAGGTATTGCCGGAATTCAGGCTGCCTTGGACATTGCCAATGCTGGTTACGAAGTAGTACTGGTTGAGCGGCAGCCACGCATCGGCGGGCATATCAGTGCTCTGACGCGGACCTTTCCTTACCTTGAGCGGGCGGAGTCGGTGTTTGCGCCCAAGCTAGCTGAGTGTGCTTCTCATCCGCACATTAGACTGCTTACTTCTGCTGAAGTGGCTGAGGTGTCGGGCAATGTGGGCGATTTCAGAGTGAAGATACAGCGTAGAGCACAGACAGAGACGGAGCAGGAAATAGAAGAGACAGTGGGGGCGATTGTTTTTGCCACCGGTTATGAGCTTTTCGATATTGCTAAGCTGGCACCGTATGGGGCAGGGCAGGTTGCGGATTTGGTTGATAGCCTTGAGTTTGAGAGACTTTTGGCCGTAGCAATGACCACTGGAGAGTTGAGAAGGCCATCAGATGGCGGGGTGCCAAAGCGAGTGGTGTTTGTGCAGTGTGCAGGTTCCCGGGATCAGGAGCACGGTGTGCCTTATTGCTCCAAGGTGTGTTGTATGTACACGGCGAAGAACGCCCTGGCATACAGGGAACTGGTACCGGATGGAGAGGCGATAGTCTGCTATATTGACGTGCGGACTCCGGGCAAGGGGTTTGAGGAGTTCTACCAGCGGGTAACAGATGCCGGTGTGAAATACTATCGAGGCAAGGTGGCCAGGGTTTTCCGCAACGGTGACAAGGTCAAGGTTCTGACTGCAGACACTCTGGCAGCAGCAAAACTGGAGTTAGATGCCGACCTGGTGGTTCTGGCTACAGCCATGGTTGCAGACCCGTATGGGGTGGAACTTGCCCGCAAGTTGAAAGTGCAGGTAGGCGCTTCCGGGTTTCTGAGTGAGGCACATCCCAAGTTGAGACCGGTAGAAACGTTAGCCGGCGGCTTCTTTCTTGCCGGTACCTGTCAAGGCCCCAAAGACGTATTCGAAACTGTGGTGCAGGCTTCTGCAGCCGCAGCCAAGGTGCTGGCTCTTTTCAGTCAGGACAAGCTGTATCACGAACCGACTATCGCTCAGGTGGACGAAGCGGTTTGCGTGGGATGCGGATATTGTGAGAAGACGTGTGCCTATTCTGCGGTGAAGGTGGACGAACGACGACGAATTGCAGTGGTGAACCCGGCCTTGTGCGAAGGATGCGGTGCGTGTGCGGTGGCGTGTCCTTCCGGCGCAATGACGCACCGCAACTTTTCCAAGCGTAGTATTGTGGAAATGGCAGAACAGGTGTAG
- a CDS encoding FAD-dependent oxidoreductase: MSSDIRPQVDKPASPEKPVGAVLVVGSGIGGIQASLELADAGFKVYLLDEATAIGGVMAGLDKTFPTNDCSMCILAPKLVSTGRHQNIQLLNYSELVALEGEPGRFRARIRHRPRYVLLDKCTGCMDCTKVCPVHVVDEYNQKLSERRATYKLYPQAIPNAVAIEKNEKRAPCRLACPAGVNAQGYVALIAERKFKEAYDLVRERLPFPGICGRVCHHPCETECNRKEFEGPVAIRTLKRFVADRAMAERSERSARPDKPEERAERVAVVGAGPAGLTCALDLRNKGYKVTVFEAADKPGGMMRYGIPAYRLPREIIDAEIADILDTGVELRTNSPIRTRQELDGLLSDGYKAVFLSLGCQKSRTLKIPGMELEGVHLGVEYLRAASEGRPLPTGKKVVVIGGGNVAVDVAMTARRCGAEDVTMVCLECREEMPAFEYEIEEALAEGIKINPSWGPQAILGREGKVTGLETVECTRVFDDAGRFNPEFNTCNTGFVAADTVILAIGQAVDADGFDGFEKGAGGVFKADKLTLATNVPGVFAGGDMVSGPASVIEAVAAGHEAAISIDRYIRGEDLSAGREKPRYESASAEESAAVRAKILRQERAKEPVIPIDRRQDFVQEIALGFDEETAVAEAKRCLACGVCSECMQCVAACEAKAIDHTMKPTESELEVGAVVLATGFKEYKPTGEFGYGYGRYPNVVTSLEFERILSASGPYEGHVKRPSDGKQPRKIAWIQCVGSRNQEHYYCSSVCCMFATKEAVIAREHCGGNLECHIYFMDMRCFGKDFEKYYERAHQEYGVQFRRCKVSAVERKGSKGGENENLLISYEDENGLLKQEEYDMVVVSSALMPNPRSVELCRKLGVSLDEQGFVRTDPFRPMMTDREGVFACGAMTEPKDIPETVTEATGVAAAVGSMLARSRNTLVSARVYPPQRDVSAEEPRIGVFVCNCGINIGGVVKVGSVVEYARTLPNVVYAEENLFTCSQDTQQKIRKAIEEYRLNRVVVASCTPRTHEPLFQETLAEAGLNPYLFTMANIRDQCSWVHMQQPEEATRKSQELVRMAVANARLLRPLESYPQPITQRGLVIGGGLAGMTAALAIAEQGFEVYLVEREERLGGKLRRMRYNETGEDITDFLARLDKQVRDNPRIKLFTWAELVSVSGYVGNYKTRIKHPGGETELEHGIFLVATGAEEYKPTEYLYGRDARVKTQTELEDMVAGSSDELRNAEYIVMIQCVGSREPDRPWCSRVCCTEAVKNALRIKQLNPKANVYILYRDMRTYGFKEALYRDARASGVMFVRFDPESKPEVTQQDGNLHVSVYDPVLQRRLGINADLLVLSTGVVPPKTNSALAQLLKVPLNEDGFFLEAHMKLRPVDFTTRGVFMAGMCHSPRRIPETVAQAYAAAARACTILSHKELSTEAVVAQVNPRWCVGCGVCEETCQYEAVRVNPETGKSEVTAVLCQGCGACAAACPSEAIKLKGFEAKNVISMVDAALQEV, from the coding sequence ATGAGTTCTGATATCAGGCCACAGGTCGACAAGCCGGCGAGCCCGGAGAAACCGGTTGGTGCGGTGCTGGTGGTAGGTTCTGGTATCGGCGGTATTCAGGCGTCACTGGAGCTGGCTGATGCCGGGTTCAAGGTGTATCTTCTGGATGAAGCGACTGCCATCGGCGGTGTGATGGCTGGTCTGGATAAGACTTTTCCCACCAATGACTGCTCGATGTGCATTCTGGCGCCAAAGCTTGTGAGCACGGGAAGACATCAGAATATTCAGCTTCTGAATTACTCGGAGCTTGTTGCGCTGGAGGGTGAGCCAGGCCGGTTTCGTGCGCGCATCAGACACCGGCCCCGTTACGTGTTACTGGACAAATGTACCGGCTGTATGGATTGCACCAAGGTGTGTCCGGTGCACGTGGTGGATGAGTACAATCAGAAGCTATCTGAGCGCCGCGCCACCTACAAGCTTTACCCGCAGGCGATTCCGAACGCGGTGGCGATAGAAAAGAATGAGAAACGGGCACCGTGTCGGCTTGCCTGTCCCGCAGGGGTGAACGCCCAGGGGTATGTGGCACTCATTGCCGAACGCAAGTTCAAGGAAGCTTACGACCTGGTGCGGGAACGGCTGCCGTTTCCAGGTATCTGCGGACGGGTGTGTCATCATCCGTGCGAAACAGAGTGCAACCGCAAGGAGTTTGAAGGCCCGGTGGCTATCAGGACGCTTAAGCGGTTTGTTGCCGACCGGGCAATGGCAGAGAGGTCTGAAAGGTCGGCCAGACCAGACAAACCCGAGGAGCGCGCGGAGAGGGTGGCGGTTGTCGGCGCAGGGCCGGCTGGCTTGACCTGCGCTTTAGACCTGCGGAACAAGGGGTACAAGGTCACAGTGTTTGAAGCGGCAGACAAGCCGGGCGGAATGATGCGGTACGGGATTCCAGCGTACCGTCTGCCGCGGGAGATTATTGATGCCGAGATTGCTGATATTCTGGATACAGGCGTGGAGCTCAGAACTAATTCACCCATACGAACTCGGCAGGAACTGGACGGACTGCTGAGTGATGGATACAAAGCGGTATTTCTGAGCCTGGGTTGTCAGAAAAGCCGAACTCTCAAGATACCGGGGATGGAGCTGGAAGGAGTTCATCTGGGCGTAGAGTATCTGCGGGCGGCGAGCGAAGGCCGGCCGTTGCCTACCGGGAAGAAAGTGGTAGTAATTGGTGGCGGTAATGTGGCGGTGGATGTGGCGATGACGGCGCGGCGGTGCGGAGCCGAAGATGTGACAATGGTATGTCTGGAGTGCCGCGAAGAGATGCCGGCATTTGAGTATGAGATTGAGGAAGCTCTGGCTGAGGGTATCAAGATAAACCCTTCTTGGGGACCGCAGGCAATTCTGGGCAGGGAGGGTAAGGTTACAGGCCTGGAAACAGTGGAGTGCACGCGCGTATTTGATGATGCAGGCAGGTTCAATCCGGAGTTCAATACCTGCAACACCGGGTTTGTGGCAGCGGATACAGTGATACTGGCCATCGGTCAGGCTGTTGATGCGGATGGGTTCGACGGGTTTGAAAAGGGAGCAGGCGGTGTCTTCAAGGCTGACAAACTGACGCTTGCTACCAATGTGCCGGGAGTGTTTGCCGGCGGAGATATGGTATCCGGTCCCGCATCGGTGATTGAAGCCGTGGCTGCCGGGCACGAAGCGGCGATTTCCATTGACCGGTATATCAGAGGAGAAGACTTGTCCGCGGGGAGGGAGAAACCAAGGTACGAGTCAGCCTCGGCAGAGGAATCTGCGGCCGTGCGGGCAAAAATTCTTCGCCAGGAGAGGGCCAAGGAACCGGTGATTCCTATTGACAGGCGTCAGGACTTTGTCCAGGAGATTGCACTGGGCTTTGATGAGGAAACCGCGGTGGCTGAGGCAAAGCGTTGTCTTGCCTGCGGAGTCTGTTCGGAATGTATGCAGTGTGTAGCCGCGTGTGAAGCCAAGGCAATTGACCATACGATGAAGCCGACGGAAAGCGAGCTTGAAGTTGGAGCTGTGGTGCTTGCCACCGGTTTCAAGGAATACAAGCCGACGGGTGAATTCGGTTACGGCTACGGCCGTTATCCGAACGTTGTCACCAGCCTTGAGTTCGAGCGTATTTTGTCTGCGTCCGGGCCTTACGAGGGGCACGTGAAACGACCCTCGGACGGGAAACAACCCAGGAAGATAGCTTGGATTCAGTGCGTGGGTTCGCGCAATCAGGAACACTACTACTGTTCTTCAGTCTGCTGTATGTTTGCGACCAAGGAAGCAGTGATTGCCCGGGAACACTGTGGCGGTAACTTGGAATGTCATATCTACTTCATGGATATGCGCTGTTTCGGCAAGGATTTCGAGAAGTATTACGAGCGGGCACATCAGGAGTACGGAGTGCAGTTCCGGCGGTGCAAAGTGAGCGCGGTGGAAAGAAAGGGCTCAAAGGGTGGCGAGAACGAGAACCTGCTCATCAGCTACGAAGATGAGAATGGCTTATTGAAACAGGAAGAATATGATATGGTTGTGGTATCCAGCGCGCTGATGCCAAACCCTAGGTCGGTGGAACTTTGCCGGAAATTGGGGGTTAGCCTAGACGAGCAGGGCTTTGTCCGCACCGACCCGTTCCGGCCGATGATGACGGACCGGGAAGGGGTCTTTGCTTGTGGAGCGATGACCGAGCCCAAGGATATTCCCGAAACTGTTACCGAAGCGACTGGCGTAGCGGCCGCGGTAGGTTCGATGTTGGCCCGTAGCCGCAATACACTGGTCTCGGCTAGAGTTTATCCACCCCAGCGCGACGTATCAGCCGAAGAGCCGCGTATCGGAGTGTTTGTCTGCAACTGCGGTATCAATATCGGTGGCGTAGTCAAGGTAGGGAGTGTGGTTGAGTATGCCCGGACTTTGCCGAATGTGGTGTATGCAGAAGAGAATCTGTTCACCTGCTCGCAAGACACCCAGCAGAAGATTCGCAAGGCAATTGAGGAATATAGACTCAACCGGGTGGTAGTAGCGTCATGCACTCCGCGGACCCATGAGCCGTTGTTCCAAGAGACACTGGCTGAGGCTGGTCTGAATCCGTATTTGTTCACAATGGCGAATATCCGGGACCAGTGCTCCTGGGTGCATATGCAACAGCCGGAGGAAGCGACGCGAAAATCGCAGGAACTGGTAAGGATGGCAGTGGCTAATGCGCGGCTGTTGCGACCACTGGAATCTTACCCGCAGCCGATAACCCAGAGAGGACTAGTTATCGGTGGTGGGCTTGCGGGTATGACTGCGGCGCTGGCTATCGCTGAGCAGGGGTTTGAGGTATATCTGGTTGAGCGCGAGGAAAGACTGGGCGGCAAGTTGCGGCGGATGCGCTACAACGAAACCGGCGAGGATATAACTGACTTTCTTGCTCGGCTGGATAAGCAGGTGCGGGATAATCCACGCATAAAGCTTTTCACTTGGGCAGAGCTGGTGTCGGTGTCGGGTTATGTCGGGAACTACAAGACCAGAATCAAGCATCCGGGCGGCGAGACAGAGTTGGAACATGGCATATTCCTGGTAGCCACCGGTGCAGAAGAATACAAGCCCACTGAGTATCTGTACGGCAGGGATGCACGAGTGAAGACGCAGACCGAGCTGGAGGATATGGTGGCCGGGTCGAGCGATGAGTTACGTAATGCCGAATACATAGTGATGATACAGTGTGTGGGTTCGCGTGAGCCGGACCGTCCCTGGTGTTCACGCGTCTGTTGCACTGAGGCGGTGAAGAATGCGCTGCGTATCAAGCAGCTCAACCCCAAGGCTAACGTATATATCCTCTACCGTGACATGCGCACCTATGGTTTCAAGGAGGCGCTGTATCGGGACGCACGGGCATCGGGCGTGATGTTTGTCAGGTTTGACCCGGAAAGCAAGCCGGAAGTGACGCAACAGGATGGCAACCTGCATGTCTCGGTATATGACCCGGTGCTTCAGCGCCGGTTGGGTATCAATGCCGACCTGCTTGTGCTTTCGACCGGGGTAGTACCGCCGAAGACGAATTCGGCTCTAGCGCAACTGCTCAAGGTGCCGTTGAATGAAGACGGGTTTTTCCTTGAGGCACATATGAAACTGAGACCGGTGGATTTCACCACCCGGGGCGTGTTTATGGCCGGAATGTGCCACAGTCCGCGCCGGATTCCTGAGACAGTGGCGCAGGCGTATGCGGCTGCGGCCCGGGCGTGTACGATTCTTTCTCACAAGGAGCTTTCCACTGAGGCAGTGGTGGCGCAGGTGAATCCGCGCTGGTGCGTGGGCTGCGGTGTATGCGAGGAGACTTGTCAGTATGAGGCGGTGCGGGTGAATCCGGAGACCGGTAAGTCAGAGGTAACGGCAGTTCTATGCCAAGGCTGTGGCGCGTGCGCGGCGGCCTGCCCATCGGAAGCAATCAAGCTCAAGGGATTTGAAGCAAAGAACGTGATTTCGATGGTGGACGCGGCGTTACAGGAGGTCTGA
- a CDS encoding hydrogenase iron-sulfur subunit codes for MSDQSDFEPKIVGFLCNWCTYAGADLAGTSRMQYPPNMRPIRVMCSGSVDSVYILRALLAGADGVFLGGCHPGDCHYVSGNYKARRRMVLFRSIMRSLGLDEDRVWLRWISAAEGRKFADTMTEITEYLKKKGPSPFRGQWDV; via the coding sequence ATGTCTGATCAGTCTGACTTCGAACCAAAGATAGTAGGGTTCCTGTGCAACTGGTGTACTTATGCCGGAGCAGACCTGGCTGGCACTTCGCGCATGCAGTATCCGCCGAATATGAGGCCCATAAGGGTGATGTGTTCAGGTTCGGTTGATTCGGTGTATATCCTGCGTGCGCTCCTTGCTGGTGCAGACGGCGTTTTCCTCGGCGGCTGTCATCCGGGAGACTGTCACTATGTCTCGGGCAACTATAAAGCACGGAGACGGATGGTGCTGTTTCGGTCTATTATGCGGTCACTTGGTCTGGATGAAGACCGGGTTTGGCTACGTTGGATTTCTGCGGCCGAGGGCAGAAAGTTCGCCGATACGATGACCGAGATAACCGAGTATCTGAAGAAGAAGGGGCCGAGTCCGTTCCGCGGTCAGTGGGATGTGTAG
- a CDS encoding 4Fe-4S dicluster domain-containing protein, whose product MNNHQSGFLKVQNQNPEETLRQVFAGWLREHKLTAILAPALSSAGSATLALVSEPERLASVLPLLPAMAVNAASVVHEIAGGSGAGETVGLLLRPCELRAVVELVKLRQILTDSLVLIGIDCPGTYRAAGFRELRRDDADFDNKHVRNQQEYVSNVNFRTACQMCEFAKPLTFDLCIGWLGMDPDKELFLEAATEKGKGLLENLELSVAAEPETRKQYLTEHARKRQEQTRERIEQMDKQIMGVENLVRYFADCLNCHNCMKVCPVCYCHECFFDSDTFKRDLDEHVRASRRKGLSRMPSETMLFHLTRMNHMMTSCVACGICEDSCPVTIGLATLFKKVSQNAQQEFDYLAGRSLEEPLPLTTFREDEFKKVGEE is encoded by the coding sequence ATGAATAATCATCAGAGCGGTTTTCTGAAGGTCCAGAACCAGAATCCAGAGGAGACTCTACGCCAGGTGTTCGCCGGATGGCTGCGGGAGCACAAGCTGACGGCGATTCTGGCCCCGGCGCTTTCCTCTGCTGGCAGTGCGACACTGGCACTTGTGTCCGAACCAGAAAGACTTGCGAGCGTGCTGCCCTTGCTGCCGGCGATGGCGGTGAACGCTGCTTCGGTGGTGCACGAGATTGCCGGAGGTTCAGGGGCCGGCGAGACGGTGGGACTATTGTTGCGTCCGTGCGAGTTGCGGGCGGTGGTGGAGTTGGTGAAGCTCAGGCAGATACTGACTGACAGCCTGGTACTCATTGGTATTGACTGTCCAGGCACTTACCGGGCAGCAGGTTTTCGGGAACTGCGCCGGGACGACGCAGACTTTGATAATAAACACGTCCGCAACCAGCAGGAATATGTGTCCAATGTGAACTTCCGCACCGCTTGCCAGATGTGCGAATTTGCCAAGCCTCTGACCTTTGATCTGTGTATTGGCTGGCTGGGTATGGACCCGGACAAAGAGTTGTTCCTGGAGGCTGCAACCGAGAAGGGCAAGGGGTTACTTGAGAATTTGGAATTGAGCGTGGCAGCAGAGCCTGAAACAAGAAAGCAGTATCTGACCGAGCACGCAAGAAAGCGGCAGGAGCAGACAAGGGAACGTATCGAGCAGATGGACAAGCAGATAATGGGCGTGGAAAACCTTGTCCGCTATTTTGCCGACTGCCTGAATTGCCACAACTGCATGAAGGTATGCCCGGTGTGCTACTGTCATGAATGCTTCTTTGATTCTGATACTTTCAAGCGTGACCTGGACGAACACGTGCGGGCTTCCAGGCGCAAAGGGTTGAGCCGAATGCCCTCTGAGACGATGCTGTTCCATTTGACCAGGATGAATCATATGATGACTTCCTGCGTTGCCTGTGGGATATGCGAGGATTCTTGCCCGGTGACTATCGGGCTGGCAACCCTATTCAAGAAGGTATCCCAGAATGCGCAGCAGGAGTTCGACTATTTGGCAGGCCGGAGTCTGGAAGAACCGCTACCGCTGACTACGTTCCGGGAAGATGAGTTCAAGAAGGTAGGAGAAGAGTAA
- a CDS encoding 4Fe-4S dicluster domain-containing protein, producing MKSEASGEGPAAEVSAQTRVVEELLVNNLDMDFRDRLVAKAGDAGFMHCLACGSCSASCPVRRLEEKYNPRRIIRMAIMGMKEEVYASEFVWICSYHSTCLRRCPQGVSIGAIADAVVRMAEEGRRGLVTGSEHTTSTGQVVTPDESGRTFKRKVMKNVPELGRCFVCGSCTAVCPETLMDPMKDPRAFIRKVNLGLAREAMADEFKDICATHFRCLSRCPQGVNIAKIMNAIRELAVEDGYAYPETLAALERTEKNVMI from the coding sequence ATGAAGTCAGAAGCCAGCGGTGAAGGGCCAGCAGCCGAAGTCTCTGCTCAAACAAGGGTAGTTGAGGAACTGCTGGTCAATAACCTGGATATGGATTTCCGGGACAGGCTGGTGGCAAAGGCAGGGGATGCGGGGTTCATGCATTGCTTGGCGTGCGGTTCCTGTTCTGCTTCTTGTCCGGTGCGCAGGCTGGAGGAGAAATACAATCCTCGGCGTATCATCCGGATGGCGATAATGGGGATGAAGGAAGAGGTGTATGCTTCTGAGTTCGTCTGGATATGTTCTTACCACTCAACCTGTCTGCGTCGGTGTCCGCAGGGTGTGAGCATCGGCGCAATCGCAGACGCCGTGGTGCGCATGGCCGAGGAAGGACGTAGGGGCCTGGTTACAGGCTCGGAACATACCACGTCCACTGGCCAGGTGGTTACGCCAGATGAATCTGGTCGTACGTTCAAGAGGAAGGTGATGAAGAACGTTCCTGAATTGGGCCGTTGCTTTGTCTGCGGTTCCTGCACCGCGGTATGTCCGGAGACATTGATGGACCCTATGAAAGACCCTCGGGCATTTATCCGCAAGGTGAACCTTGGCCTTGCTCGTGAGGCGATGGCCGATGAGTTCAAGGACATTTGCGCCACTCATTTCCGTTGTCTTTCTCGCTGTCCGCAGGGCGTGAACATAGCGAAGATAATGAACGCCATACGGGAATTGGCAGTTGAGGACGGCTATGCATACCCAGAGACGCTTGCGGCACTCGAACGCACAGAAAAGAATGTAATGATTTGA